Proteins from a single region of Desulfovibrio inopinatus DSM 10711:
- a CDS encoding DUF3313 domain-containing protein: MKSISIFCLTVLCMGLLSCSSTSMQAEPSQGAGFVPMDEMANREDLPFDKIWVKSGIDLKKYNTIYFKDVNTSYLIKRDWWKEQFRKDKVEADAKEVAQYMKKAFVTAFQKDPKKRFTVIETPDANSLTVELALTELVPSDPVLEAIGLAAPYGSGTVLMAAVKGSGARATVAFEAKIKDTSSGEVLAMAADRRYGKVAPINLRGLTWYGESEVVIDDWANEFVEIANKQPGEVIKPASPFTLSPW, from the coding sequence GTGAAATCCATCAGCATTTTCTGTTTGACGGTTCTTTGTATGGGACTTCTTTCCTGCTCGTCCACGTCCATGCAAGCTGAGCCGTCTCAAGGGGCCGGCTTTGTTCCCATGGATGAGATGGCTAATCGAGAAGATCTTCCCTTCGACAAAATCTGGGTCAAATCCGGTATCGACCTGAAAAAATACAACACGATCTATTTCAAAGACGTCAACACCTCCTACCTCATCAAGAGAGATTGGTGGAAAGAGCAGTTCCGCAAGGACAAAGTTGAAGCAGACGCCAAAGAAGTCGCTCAATACATGAAGAAGGCCTTTGTCACCGCTTTTCAAAAAGACCCGAAAAAACGCTTTACCGTCATTGAAACACCGGACGCCAATTCTCTAACGGTGGAACTGGCATTGACGGAACTTGTCCCGAGTGATCCCGTTCTCGAAGCAATCGGTCTCGCAGCCCCGTATGGTTCCGGAACGGTTCTCATGGCGGCGGTGAAAGGTTCGGGAGCCAGAGCAACCGTGGCGTTTGAAGCTAAAATTAAAGACACGTCATCGGGCGAAGTTCTGGCCATGGCCGCTGATCGCCGATATGGCAAAGTCGCTCCTATCAACTTGCGAGGATTAACGTGGTACGGAGAATCCGAGGTTGTCATTGATGACTGGGCGAACGAATTTGTCGAAATTGCCAACAAACAACCAGGTGAAGTCATCAAACCAGCCAGTCCGTTCACACTGTCGCCGTGGTAG
- a CDS encoding response regulator: protein MKFLIVDDDENICKILTFYLDLYGQCHACSRASEAILLFRNALETEPFDVVFMDIDMPEMTGHELVTILRGAEETQKVPFHKTFKLVMVSAYDDIKNVTASFFRGHAECFVPKPVTESRILEALRQADILK, encoded by the coding sequence ATGAAATTCCTGATAGTTGATGATGACGAAAATATCTGTAAAATTTTGACGTTTTATCTTGATCTTTATGGTCAATGCCATGCATGCAGTCGTGCATCCGAAGCAATACTACTTTTCCGTAACGCATTGGAAACAGAACCATTTGACGTTGTCTTTATGGATATTGACATGCCGGAAATGACAGGTCATGAGCTGGTCACCATTCTCCGTGGCGCCGAGGAAACACAGAAGGTTCCGTTCCATAAAACATTCAAGCTTGTTATGGTTTCAGCATATGACGACATAAAAAACGTGACTGCTTCTTTTTTTCGTGGACACGCCGAATGTTTTGTCCCGAAGCCTGTAACGGAAAGCCGTATTCTCGAAGCTCTTCGCCAGGCCGACATTCTGAAGTGA